In one window of Neisseria subflava DNA:
- the hisC gene encoding histidinol-phosphate transaminase, with protein MNRVADVIRDDIKVMTAYQVADLPEGFIKLDAMECPHHPFVGYESLLSEWADLAKQAPIHLYPHTAKSGIYEELREVFGIPDKAEIALGNGSDELIQFLTMLVAKPNARVLGIEPSFIMYRHNVALYGMEYVGVPLNPDFSLNLPAVLTAIEQHQPSLIFIAYPNNPTGVCFKREEVEEVIRAATGIVVVDEAYGAFHHDSFLPWAGEVENLVVMRTISKIGFAGLRMGYAAASPSIMGELAKILPPYNMNQLSLAAAKFSLKHHQIIQQNIDTLKNERSRVMNELLKLNRLQVFPSEANFITVRVPDANELFETLKQNHILIKKLHGSHPLLDQCVRITIGSAAQNDAVLAVIKNLYPNL; from the coding sequence ATGAATCGCGTTGCTGATGTTATCCGTGATGATATTAAAGTAATGACAGCCTATCAGGTTGCTGATTTGCCGGAAGGTTTTATTAAGTTGGACGCCATGGAGTGTCCGCATCATCCTTTCGTCGGGTATGAATCTTTATTGTCAGAATGGGCGGATTTGGCAAAGCAGGCACCGATTCATTTGTATCCCCATACTGCCAAGAGCGGTATTTATGAAGAATTGAGGGAAGTTTTCGGTATTCCCGATAAGGCGGAAATCGCGTTGGGTAACGGCTCCGACGAGCTTATCCAGTTTTTGACTATGCTGGTTGCCAAACCAAATGCGCGTGTATTGGGTATTGAGCCAAGTTTCATTATGTATCGTCATAATGTCGCGCTTTATGGCATGGAATATGTCGGTGTTCCCTTAAATCCGGATTTTTCTTTAAATCTCCCTGCCGTTTTGACCGCTATCGAGCAACATCAGCCGTCATTAATTTTTATTGCCTATCCCAATAATCCTACCGGCGTGTGCTTTAAACGAGAAGAAGTAGAGGAGGTCATTCGTGCGGCTACCGGCATTGTGGTTGTCGATGAGGCATATGGCGCGTTTCATCATGACAGTTTCCTTCCGTGGGCGGGCGAAGTCGAAAATCTGGTCGTAATGCGCACCATCAGTAAAATCGGCTTTGCAGGCTTGCGGATGGGATATGCGGCGGCAAGTCCAAGCATTATGGGTGAACTGGCTAAAATTCTTCCGCCTTACAACATGAATCAATTAAGCTTGGCGGCGGCAAAATTCTCATTGAAACATCATCAAATCATTCAGCAAAACATTGATACATTAAAAAATGAGCGTTCGCGTGTGATGAATGAATTGTTGAAATTAAACCGTTTGCAAGTTTTTCCGAGCGAAGCCAACTTTATTACCGTTCGCGTTCCTGATGCGAACGAGCTGTTTGAAACATTGAAGCAAAACCACATACTGATTAAAAAACTGCATGGCAGCCATCCGCTTTTGGATCAGTGTGTCCGCATAACCATAGGCTCGGCAGCGCAAAATGATGCCGTCTTGGCCGTTATTAAAAACCTTTACCCTAATCTTTGA
- the hisB gene encoding imidazoleglycerol-phosphate dehydratase HisB — translation MNKAQLHLTNFLLLVEEAGSLTKLARACGYENSASLSQLKRRLEQQAGDESARGIRPSLAAKLESGMRKRKGWLNRDHSKDQEKAAAVEAARLEKQTVEAAEAGVSTEGRFVTVTRNTCETQITVSLNLDGTGKCRLDTGVPFLEHMLAQVARHGLIDLDITCKGDLHIDDHHTVEDIGIVLGQALKQALGNKAGITRYGHAYVPLDEALSRVVIDLSGRPGLVYNIDFTRALIGRFDVDLFEEFFHGLVNHSMMTLHIDNLSGRNAHHQAETVFKAFGRALRMAVEYDPRMMGQTPSTKGTLSEESVQEEAEAASEE, via the coding sequence ATGAACAAAGCTCAACTGCATTTGACTAATTTTCTGTTACTGGTTGAAGAAGCCGGCTCATTGACCAAGCTTGCACGCGCATGCGGTTATGAAAACTCCGCCTCTTTGTCTCAGCTCAAACGCCGTTTGGAACAACAAGCAGGCGATGAGTCTGCACGCGGCATTCGTCCGAGCCTGGCTGCGAAGTTGGAATCCGGTATGCGCAAACGCAAAGGCTGGCTGAACCGTGATCACAGTAAAGATCAAGAAAAAGCAGCAGCGGTTGAAGCGGCGCGTTTGGAAAAACAAACTGTTGAAGCAGCCGAAGCTGGCGTTTCAACCGAAGGCCGTTTTGTTACCGTTACCCGCAATACCTGCGAAACCCAAATTACCGTCAGCCTCAATCTTGACGGTACCGGCAAATGCCGCTTGGATACCGGCGTTCCTTTCCTTGAACACATGCTTGCCCAAGTAGCGCGTCATGGTTTGATTGACTTGGATATTACCTGCAAAGGCGATTTGCACATTGACGACCATCACACGGTTGAAGACATCGGTATCGTATTGGGTCAGGCACTGAAACAAGCGCTTGGCAATAAAGCCGGCATTACCCGCTATGGCCATGCCTATGTTCCGCTGGATGAAGCGTTGAGCCGTGTAGTCATCGACCTTTCCGGCCGCCCCGGCTTGGTATACAACATCGACTTTACCCGCGCCCTGATCGGCCGTTTTGATGTCGATTTGTTTGAAGAATTTTTCCACGGCCTTGTGAACCACAGCATGATGACCTTGCACATCGATAACTTGAGCGGCCGTAATGCACATCATCAAGCCGAGACCGTTTTCAAAGCCTTCGGCCGCGCCCTGCGCATGGCGGTCGAATACGATCCGCGCATGATGGGTCAAACGCCTTCTACCAAAGGCACGCTGAGCGAAGAATCCGTTCAAGAAGAAGCGGAAGCCGCATCTGAAGAATAA
- the hisH gene encoding imidazole glycerol phosphate synthase subunit HisH, which yields MKVAIVDYGMGNLHSVLKSVQAAQVLSNQNAEVYLTSRPEEVMAADKVIFPGQGAMPDCMSALKASGLGEAVSDGLKNKPFFGICVGAQLLFEHSEEGDTDGLGWFEGQVKRFLSNQTDAQGGRLKVPHMGWNTVCQTRPHPLFQDIGQNEYFYFVHSYYFAPKNEEVVLGVSEYPNEFACIVGKDNVFATQFHTEKSHQAGLLLLRNFLNWQI from the coding sequence ATGAAAGTAGCGATTGTCGATTATGGAATGGGAAACCTGCATTCAGTATTGAAATCTGTTCAGGCGGCGCAGGTTTTGTCTAATCAAAATGCCGAAGTTTATCTGACTTCGCGGCCTGAAGAGGTGATGGCGGCAGATAAGGTTATCTTTCCGGGGCAGGGTGCCATGCCGGATTGTATGTCGGCGCTGAAGGCAAGCGGTTTGGGCGAGGCAGTTTCAGACGGCCTGAAAAACAAGCCGTTTTTTGGCATTTGCGTAGGTGCGCAATTATTGTTTGAACACAGCGAAGAAGGCGATACAGATGGTTTGGGTTGGTTTGAAGGTCAAGTAAAACGGTTTTTGTCCAATCAAACCGATGCGCAGGGAGGCCGTCTGAAAGTACCGCATATGGGTTGGAATACAGTGTGCCAAACCCGTCCGCACCCTTTATTTCAAGACATTGGGCAGAACGAGTATTTTTATTTTGTTCACAGCTATTATTTTGCGCCGAAAAATGAAGAGGTTGTTTTAGGCGTCAGCGAATATCCGAATGAATTTGCCTGCATTGTCGGTAAGGACAATGTGTTTGCCACACAGTTCCATACGGAAAAAAGCCATCAGGCAGGATTGCTGCTGCTGCGTAATTTTTTAAATTGGCAGATTTGA
- the hisA gene encoding 1-(5-phosphoribosyl)-5-[(5-phosphoribosylamino)methylideneamino]imidazole-4-carboxamide isomerase — translation MLLIPAIDLKEGRCVRLKQGLMEQATVFSDSPAEMALHWRNQGARRLHLVDLNGAFAGVPQNFPAIKEILAAIAKDIPVQLGGGIRDLETIEKYLDLGLTDVIIGTAAVKNPEFVREACKAFPGQIIVGLDAKDGMVAIDGWATVTGHHVVDLAKRFEDDGVNSIIYTDIGRDGMMSGVNIEATVKLAQSVNIPIIASGGLTNLDDIRALCAVEKEGVSGAITGRAIYEGSIDFAQAQKLADSLA, via the coding sequence ATGCTGTTGATACCTGCCATTGATTTGAAAGAAGGACGCTGTGTTCGCTTAAAACAAGGCTTGATGGAGCAGGCGACGGTGTTTTCCGATTCGCCGGCAGAGATGGCTTTGCATTGGCGCAATCAAGGCGCACGCCGTTTGCATTTGGTTGATTTGAACGGCGCATTCGCAGGCGTTCCTCAAAATTTTCCGGCAATTAAAGAAATTTTGGCCGCCATAGCCAAAGATATTCCGGTACAGCTTGGCGGCGGTATCCGTGATTTGGAAACCATTGAAAAATATTTGGATTTGGGGCTGACAGATGTGATTATCGGTACGGCCGCGGTGAAAAATCCTGAATTTGTGCGTGAAGCATGTAAGGCATTTCCAGGTCAGATTATCGTCGGCTTGGATGCCAAAGACGGTATGGTGGCGATAGACGGTTGGGCAACGGTAACGGGACACCATGTCGTCGATTTGGCCAAGCGTTTTGAAGACGATGGCGTCAACAGCATTATTTATACCGATATCGGCCGCGACGGCATGATGAGCGGCGTGAATATCGAGGCTACCGTCAAATTGGCTCAATCAGTGAATATCCCGATTATCGCTTCCGGCGGCTTGACGAATTTGGACGATATCCGCGCATTGTGTGCCGTTGAAAAAGAGGGTGTGAGCGGTGCGATTACCGGCCGCGCAATTTATGAGGGAAGTATTGATTTCGCACAGGCACAAAAACTGGCCGATTCTTTGGCTTGA
- a CDS encoding multidrug transporter MatE: MLEAFVLGFWIIWSSDREVYPLSESLWFTLIAVILRQLTAFDLPIIDTYWMIFNGIVWAFAGLIFSIIGRIDSNFIISCVLAMMAGIGYFQLLQHLPDWLSKFLA, translated from the coding sequence ATGCTTGAAGCGTTTGTTTTGGGTTTTTGGATTATCTGGTCATCCGATCGCGAAGTGTATCCGCTAAGCGAAAGTTTGTGGTTTACACTGATTGCAGTGATACTGCGGCAGCTGACGGCGTTTGATTTGCCGATTATCGACACCTATTGGATGATTTTCAATGGGATAGTGTGGGCATTTGCCGGTTTGATTTTTTCCATTATCGGCCGCATTGACAGCAATTTTATTATTTCCTGTGTTTTGGCGATGATGGCCGGCATTGGTTATTTTCAGCTGTTGCAACATTTGCCGGATTGGTTGAGCAAATTTTTGGCCTGA
- the hisF gene encoding imidazole glycerol phosphate synthase subunit HisF gives MALSKRIIPCLDVKDGRVVKGVNFLGLRDAGNPVDVAKRYNDEGADELTFLDITASSDNRDTILHVIEAVASQVFIPLTVGGGVRTVADIRRLLNAGADKASINTAAVTNPDLVNEAAGFFGSQAIVVAVDAKAVNPENTRWEIFTHGGRNPTGLDAVEWAVKMQRRGAGEILLTSMDRDGTKQGFNLPLTRAVSEAVDIPVIASGGVGSVQHLVDGIKEGKADAVLAASIFHFGEASIREAKLAMREAGIEVRL, from the coding sequence ATGGCATTGTCAAAACGAATTATTCCCTGTCTGGATGTAAAAGACGGTCGCGTGGTAAAAGGTGTCAACTTTTTGGGTTTGCGCGATGCAGGCAATCCGGTTGACGTTGCCAAACGCTATAACGATGAAGGCGCGGATGAGTTGACCTTTTTGGACATCACTGCTTCCAGCGACAATCGCGACACTATTTTGCACGTTATTGAGGCAGTCGCTTCACAAGTTTTTATTCCATTGACGGTAGGCGGCGGTGTGCGCACAGTTGCCGATATCCGTCGTCTGCTTAATGCCGGTGCTGATAAGGCCAGCATCAATACGGCCGCTGTAACCAATCCTGATTTGGTAAACGAAGCGGCCGGTTTTTTTGGTTCGCAAGCGATTGTTGTTGCCGTGGATGCCAAAGCGGTCAACCCTGAAAACACCCGTTGGGAAATTTTTACCCATGGCGGACGTAATCCGACCGGTTTGGACGCTGTGGAATGGGCTGTCAAAATGCAGCGGCGCGGTGCGGGCGAGATTTTGCTGACCAGTATGGACCGGGATGGTACCAAGCAAGGTTTCAACCTGCCTTTGACACGCGCGGTCAGCGAAGCGGTCGATATTCCGGTTATTGCTTCCGGCGGCGTCGGTTCGGTACAACACTTGGTGGACGGCATTAAAGAAGGAAAGGCAGATGCGGTATTGGCCGCCAGTATTTTCCACTTTGGCGAAGCGAGTATCCGCGAAGCGAAACTGGCCATGCGTGAAGCAGGAATTGAAGTGCGTTTGTGA
- the hisI gene encoding phosphoribosyl-AMP cyclohydrolase, whose protein sequence is MSNINETLLNAVKFDEKGLVCAIVQDWQTRRVLMVAWMNAEALQKTVETGFAHYYSRSRQKQWMKGEASGHRQKVHELRLDCDGDAVVMLIEQNGGIACHTGRESCFYKVWQEGAWQTVDAVLKDEEAIYGHKHP, encoded by the coding sequence ATGTCGAATATAAACGAAACGCTGCTGAATGCCGTAAAATTTGATGAAAAAGGTTTGGTTTGCGCCATTGTCCAAGATTGGCAGACACGCCGTGTGCTGATGGTTGCCTGGATGAACGCCGAAGCCCTGCAAAAAACCGTAGAAACCGGTTTTGCCCACTATTACAGCCGTTCCCGCCAAAAACAATGGATGAAGGGCGAGGCGTCCGGACATAGGCAAAAAGTACATGAATTGCGCCTGGATTGTGATGGCGACGCAGTGGTCATGCTGATTGAACAAAACGGCGGCATTGCCTGTCATACTGGGCGCGAAAGCTGTTTTTACAAAGTTTGGCAAGAGGGCGCATGGCAGACAGTCGATGCCGTGTTGAAAGATGAAGAAGCAATCTACGGACATAAACATCCTTAA
- a CDS encoding phosphoribosyl-ATP diphosphatase, with product MTDTILTQIQNVIDSRKGGDPDASYVAQLLHKGEDKILKKVIEEAGETLMASKDGGGEHLVYEVADLWFHTMVLLAHHGLRAEDVVNELARRQGLSGLVEKASRKES from the coding sequence ATGACCGATACTATCCTTACCCAAATTCAAAACGTCATCGATTCGCGCAAAGGCGGCGATCCTGATGCTTCTTACGTTGCTCAACTGCTGCACAAAGGCGAAGACAAGATTCTGAAAAAAGTCATCGAGGAAGCGGGTGAAACCTTGATGGCCTCTAAAGATGGCGGTGGCGAACATTTGGTTTACGAAGTGGCGGATTTGTGGTTTCACACCATGGTTTTATTGGCGCATCACGGCTTGCGCGCCGAAGATGTGGTCAACGAGCTTGCGCGCCGTCAAGGTTTGTCGGGATTAGTGGAAAAAGCTTCTCGCAAAGAATCTTGA
- a CDS encoding histidine triad nucleotide-binding protein, translating into MDNCIFCKIATKDIPAQTVYEDDEMLCFKDIRPAAPVHLLLIPKVHFDSLAHATAEHQTLLGKMMLKVPQIAHEAGLTDGFKTLINTGKGGGQEVFHLHIHIMGTPA; encoded by the coding sequence ATGGATAATTGTATTTTCTGCAAAATCGCAACCAAAGATATTCCGGCACAAACCGTTTACGAAGACGATGAGATGCTTTGTTTCAAAGACATCCGTCCTGCCGCGCCGGTGCATCTGCTGCTGATTCCGAAAGTGCACTTCGATTCACTGGCACACGCAACCGCCGAACATCAAACCCTGTTGGGCAAAATGATGTTGAAAGTTCCTCAAATCGCCCATGAGGCAGGTTTGACCGACGGTTTCAAAACCCTGATCAACACAGGCAAAGGCGGCGGACAAGAAGTCTTCCACCTGCATATCCATATCATGGGTACGCCTGCATAA
- the tatA gene encoding Sec-independent protein translocase subunit TatA produces MGSFSLWHWIIVLIIVVLVFGTKKLRNVGKDLGGAVHDFKQGLNEGTDGKDAKKDEVIEHKKDEDKA; encoded by the coding sequence ATGGGTAGCTTCTCTCTCTGGCACTGGATTATCGTACTGATTATCGTCGTTTTGGTATTCGGTACCAAAAAATTGCGCAACGTCGGCAAAGACCTCGGCGGTGCAGTACATGACTTCAAACAAGGCCTGAACGAAGGTACAGATGGCAAAGATGCCAAAAAAGACGAAGTCATCGAACACAAAAAAGACGAAGACAAAGCATAA
- the tatB gene encoding Sec-independent protein translocase protein TatB: protein MFDFGLGELLLVGVVALIVLGPERLPQAARTAGRLVGKLQGFVNNVKQELNTQAELDELRKVKQEFETAASEFRDGIKDLGNDAQKNLSDISDGLKPWERLPEQKTPADFGVDEFGNPLPDMASNGTENETATQASEQGGAVQTQELVEAENAESEQDRAWREYLTASVSPTPVVEVSYVESPVADVPPPHTTSLRKQAMSRKRDMRPKFHAKPKLRVRK from the coding sequence ATGTTTGATTTCGGTTTGGGCGAATTGCTGCTGGTTGGCGTTGTCGCCCTGATAGTGCTTGGCCCCGAACGTCTGCCGCAAGCCGCGCGTACGGCCGGTCGTTTGGTCGGCAAATTGCAAGGATTCGTCAACAACGTCAAGCAGGAACTCAACACTCAGGCTGAGTTGGATGAATTGCGCAAGGTGAAGCAGGAATTTGAAACCGCCGCATCTGAGTTTCGCGACGGTATCAAAGACTTGGGCAACGATGCACAAAAAAATCTGAGCGATATTTCAGACGGCCTCAAGCCGTGGGAACGCCTGCCCGAACAGAAAACGCCTGCCGATTTCGGTGTGGATGAGTTTGGCAATCCTTTGCCTGATATGGCTTCAAACGGCACTGAGAATGAAACTGCAACCCAAGCTTCTGAGCAGGGTGGGGCAGTGCAAACCCAAGAGCTTGTTGAGGCTGAAAATGCCGAGTCCGAGCAAGACCGCGCTTGGCGTGAGTATTTGACGGCTTCGGTTTCACCTACTCCTGTGGTAGAAGTCAGCTATGTCGAATCTCCTGTTGCCGATGTTCCTCCGCCGCATACGACTTCTTTGCGTAAGCAGGCGATGAGCCGCAAACGCGATATGCGCCCGAAATTCCACGCCAAGCCCAAACTGCGCGTCCGTAAGTAA
- the tatC gene encoding twin-arginine translocase subunit TatC: protein MSESQHEQPVQPLIEHLLELRRRMMWIVIGIVVCFLGMMPFAQQLYTFVAEPLMANLPKDTSMIATDVIAPFFVPVKVTLMAAFLLSLPHTLYQVWAFVAPALYQNEKRLITPLVLSSVTLFFVGMAFAYFLVFPVIFKFLAGVTPVGVNMATDIDKYLSFILGMFVAFGTTFEVPVVVVLLAKMGIVSTAQLKNARPYVIVGAFVVAAIITPPDVISQTLLAVPLILLYEAGIWFSRFAKVKTQQEDEDTPQPPAEV, encoded by the coding sequence GTGTCCGAATCTCAACACGAACAACCCGTCCAACCGCTTATCGAGCATCTTCTCGAGCTGCGCCGCCGCATGATGTGGATTGTCATCGGTATCGTCGTCTGCTTTTTGGGCATGATGCCGTTTGCTCAGCAGCTCTATACCTTTGTTGCCGAACCATTAATGGCCAATCTGCCTAAAGATACCAGCATGATTGCAACTGATGTGATCGCGCCGTTTTTTGTGCCGGTCAAGGTTACTCTGATGGCAGCGTTTCTGCTGTCGTTGCCGCATACGCTGTATCAAGTTTGGGCGTTTGTTGCTCCTGCCTTATACCAAAACGAAAAACGTTTGATTACGCCGCTGGTGTTGTCCAGCGTAACGCTCTTCTTCGTTGGGATGGCGTTTGCCTATTTTTTGGTATTTCCCGTTATTTTCAAATTCTTGGCTGGTGTAACCCCTGTCGGCGTCAATATGGCGACCGATATCGACAAATACCTGTCCTTTATTTTGGGCATGTTTGTCGCATTCGGTACGACGTTTGAAGTGCCCGTCGTTGTGGTGTTGCTTGCAAAAATGGGCATTGTTTCGACTGCACAGCTTAAGAATGCGCGTCCGTATGTGATTGTCGGTGCATTTGTCGTGGCCGCAATCATCACGCCACCTGATGTAATTTCTCAAACCCTGCTTGCTGTTCCGCTGATTCTGCTCTACGAAGCAGGCATTTGGTTCAGCCGCTTTGCCAAAGTGAAAACGCAGCAGGAAGATGAAGATACACCGCAACCACCGGCAGAAGTTTAA
- the dtd gene encoding D-aminoacyl-tRNA deacylase, with the protein MRAVIQKVTQAKVDVLSENSCETCGEINNGFMILLGVTHTDTEADAKYIADKTANLRIFEDENGKLNLSLKDVGGSILLVSQFTLYADARSGRRPSFSNAAPAELADKLYQYTAQLLREHGLTVETGRFQTHMQVSLCNDGPVTLLLDSQKTF; encoded by the coding sequence ATGCGCGCTGTTATCCAAAAAGTTACCCAAGCCAAAGTTGACGTTTTGTCCGAAAACTCCTGTGAAACCTGCGGCGAAATCAACAACGGATTTATGATATTGCTCGGCGTTACCCACACCGATACAGAAGCGGACGCCAAATACATTGCGGATAAAACCGCCAACCTACGTATCTTTGAAGACGAAAACGGCAAATTAAATTTATCGCTCAAAGATGTCGGCGGCTCGATATTACTGGTTTCCCAGTTTACCCTTTACGCCGATGCGCGCAGCGGCCGCCGCCCATCTTTCTCCAATGCCGCGCCCGCAGAACTAGCGGATAAACTTTATCAATACACCGCACAACTTCTACGCGAACATGGATTGACTGTCGAAACCGGCAGATTCCAAACCCATATGCAGGTTTCCCTTTGCAATGATGGGCCGGTTACCTTATTGCTTGATTCGCAAAAAACATTCTAA
- a CDS encoding peptidyl-prolyl cis-trans isomerase has translation MNIKPKTAVLAILTLSTVGLATAKAPEIDPARIDSMVAEVLRQADQHPNQTAKPDGQAIRKDVVTRLQTLEILKNEAIKAGLDKDAEVQNQFKNVEAEFYANQYAAYLERQTAVDDAELRRFYDQQTRIIKLQQVSFASAEEVRAAQELLLKGLSFEELMKRYPNPEQEFDGFISPQQLSPQLATAFADMNRGDVTHEPIQMGNRFYLFKLSAVERNPNAEPFELVRNQLIQAVKRQKVENQIERILKENGINP, from the coding sequence ATGAACATCAAGCCCAAAACTGCCGTTTTGGCTATCCTCACCCTATCGACCGTCGGCTTGGCAACCGCCAAAGCACCTGAAATCGATCCTGCCCGTATCGACAGCATGGTCGCCGAAGTATTGAGACAAGCCGATCAACATCCCAACCAGACTGCCAAACCCGATGGTCAGGCAATCCGCAAAGATGTGGTTACACGTTTGCAGACTTTGGAAATTCTGAAAAATGAAGCCATCAAGGCTGGTTTGGATAAAGATGCAGAAGTACAGAATCAGTTTAAAAATGTGGAAGCTGAGTTTTATGCCAACCAATACGCTGCTTATCTAGAACGTCAAACCGCGGTTGACGATGCCGAATTGCGCCGTTTCTACGACCAGCAAACACGCATCATCAAGCTGCAACAAGTCAGCTTTGCTTCAGCCGAAGAAGTCCGCGCAGCGCAAGAACTGCTGCTCAAAGGCTTGTCATTTGAAGAGCTGATGAAACGCTATCCCAACCCCGAACAAGAGTTCGACGGCTTCATCTCTCCGCAGCAGCTTTCGCCTCAACTGGCTACCGCTTTTGCCGACATGAACCGAGGTGATGTAACGCATGAGCCGATTCAGATGGGAAACCGTTTTTATCTGTTTAAACTCAGCGCCGTAGAGCGTAATCCTAATGCCGAACCTTTCGAACTGGTACGCAATCAGCTTATCCAAGCTGTCAAACGACAAAAAGTCGAGAATCAGATCGAACGTATCTTGAAAGAAAACGGCATTAATCCGTAA
- a CDS encoding peptidylprolyl isomerase, which produces MKKTYFASALMLALTSGTLFAQTLVTVNGQAIDSSVIDDQVASVRASNPNVQDTPELRQMLTERQIISTVVTQEAKKLKLDQSAEFKAALEQARADAAKQGADKKATFKTEWAVFENDLLGQAFAAHIVRQYPVQEKDVKAAYNDFSNFYKGTKEVQLGEIVTDSSSNAQKAIADLDAKKSFVSVLNQYSIDEAAKKAGGIPKAYIPLKDLQESAPPLYAAVKDLKKGAHTKTPLQNGNLYAVFYVNDRRNVTVPSYEASKNEIGSDLQAARVDAAIQSLLKKASIKVNK; this is translated from the coding sequence ATGAAAAAAACCTACTTTGCTTCAGCCTTGATGCTTGCCCTGACTTCCGGCACACTGTTTGCCCAAACTTTGGTAACCGTCAACGGTCAAGCCATCGACAGCAGCGTTATCGATGACCAAGTTGCTTCCGTACGCGCCAGCAACCCGAACGTTCAAGACACTCCTGAATTGCGTCAAATGCTGACTGAACGCCAAATTATCAGCACTGTTGTTACCCAAGAAGCCAAAAAATTAAAACTGGATCAAAGCGCTGAATTCAAAGCTGCATTGGAGCAAGCGCGTGCCGATGCCGCCAAGCAAGGCGCAGATAAAAAAGCCACATTCAAAACCGAATGGGCAGTTTTCGAAAATGATTTGCTAGGCCAAGCTTTCGCGGCGCATATCGTCCGTCAATATCCTGTCCAAGAAAAAGATGTCAAAGCCGCTTACAACGACTTCAGCAACTTCTATAAAGGTACTAAGGAAGTCCAACTGGGCGAAATCGTGACCGACAGCAGCAGCAATGCCCAAAAAGCCATTGCCGATTTGGATGCGAAAAAAAGCTTTGTTTCGGTATTGAACCAATACTCAATTGACGAAGCGGCCAAAAAAGCCGGCGGCATCCCTAAAGCTTATATTCCGCTTAAAGATTTGCAAGAATCAGCACCTCCGCTTTACGCTGCTGTCAAAGACCTGAAAAAAGGTGCACACACTAAAACGCCACTGCAAAACGGTAATTTGTACGCCGTTTTCTATGTCAATGACCGTCGTAACGTTACCGTACCTTCTTATGAAGCATCGAAAAACGAGATTGGCAGCGACTTACAGGCAGCCCGTGTTGATGCGGCCATTCAATCATTGCTGAAAAAAGCCAGTATCAAAGTCAACAAATAA
- a CDS encoding BolA family protein — translation MSNIRQIIEERLRTLEPEFFDFEDESHLHAGHAGNKGGGHYAIVVVSNAFENIGRLQRQRMIKQLLQDLFSDGLIHALSIKAATPDEYFH, via the coding sequence ATGAGCAATATTCGTCAAATTATCGAGGAACGCCTGCGAACGCTTGAGCCTGAGTTCTTCGATTTTGAAGATGAAAGCCATCTGCATGCCGGCCATGCCGGTAATAAAGGCGGCGGGCATTACGCCATAGTGGTGGTCAGCAACGCATTTGAAAACATTGGCCGCCTCCAGCGGCAACGTATGATTAAGCAGCTTTTACAGGACTTGTTTTCAGACGGCCTGATTCATGCACTCAGTATCAAAGCGGCCACGCCGGACGAATACTTCCATTAA
- a CDS encoding YciI family protein, which produces MEYFMLLATDAEDVHEARMAARPAHLARLEELKAQGLLLTAGPNPLPDNPERVSGSLIVAQFESLDAAQEWAEQDPYVDAGVYAEVLIKPFKAVFK; this is translated from the coding sequence ATGGAATATTTCATGCTTTTGGCCACTGATGCCGAAGATGTCCACGAAGCACGCATGGCGGCCCGCCCTGCTCATTTGGCACGCTTAGAAGAATTGAAAGCGCAAGGCCTTCTGCTGACTGCCGGCCCCAATCCTCTACCAGATAATCCGGAACGTGTTTCCGGCAGTCTAATTGTGGCTCAATTTGAATCTTTGGACGCTGCACAAGAATGGGCAGAACAAGACCCTTACGTCGATGCCGGCGTATACGCAGAAGTATTGATTAAACCCTTTAAAGCCGTGTTCAAATGA